The following are from one region of the Bactrocera oleae isolate idBacOlea1 chromosome 6, idBacOlea1, whole genome shotgun sequence genome:
- the LOC106619503 gene encoding vacuolar ATPase assembly integral membrane protein VMA21 homolog, translating to MANKKGNNVGGRTQQQINDSNDYSAFKVVFFYCSLIVFLPVATFFLLKSTVLERFFTMSEITTNIYSAVGAVVALHLALGLYIYKAYFGGSQHTTVSYKKVD from the exons atggcCAACAAAAAGGGTAACAATGTGGGTGGACGCACACAGCAACAAATAAAT GATTCCAATGACTACAGTGCATTCAAAGTGGTGTTCTTCTATTGTTCTCTAATCGTGTTCCTGCCTGTTGCAACATTTTTCTTGCTTAAATCTACTGTGCTGGAACGCTTTTTCACCATGTCTGAGATTACAACCAATATTTATTCGGCGGTTGGCGCAGTTGTGGCTTTACACTTGGCGCTGggcttgtacatatataaagcaTATTTTGGTGGCAGTCAGCACACGACGGTATCATACAAAAAAGTCGATTAA
- the isoQC gene encoding glutaminyl-peptide cyclotransferase isoform X1, whose translation MKFLPWRGQYLRFYNQWLKQLGNAIGVRDRPKIYNLGACFEVDELLTYRTEELSHEKFLAYGPLSDVPHLRKAINNLLITRVVGTAGHTQVRDYITSNLRGLNWSVEYDKFHDTAPILGKLHFHNIIAKLNPDAKRYLVFACHYDSKYFEDFEFIGATDSAVPCAMLLNMAHILQTALEPFRKTKLSLMFIFFDGEEAFKEWGPNDSLYGSRHLAKLWEEDGTLNRLDMMVLLDLIGSADPTFYSFFPNTEGWYSRLVSLEERLSDLNMLQRYISSGVSRQYPNRYFQPNTLRSSMVEDDHLPFLRRNVPILHLIPLPFPTVWHTKDDNNSIIDYNATENISLILRLFMMEYLQSANDEK comes from the exons atgaAGTTTCTCCCTTGGCGTGGTCAATATTTACGCTTTTACAACCAATGGCTTAAACAATTGGGCAATGCGATTGGTGTGCGAGATCGCCCCAAAATCTATAATCTAGGCGCTTGTTTTGAGGTGGATGAGTTG TTAACATACCGCACTGAGGAGCTATCACATGAAAAGTTTTTGGCCTACGGCCCGCTTTCGGATGTACCACACTTACGAAAAGCCATTAACAATTTACTTATTACAAGAGTTGTCGGCACGGCTGGACACACGCAAGTACGAGACTATATAACGAGTAATTTGCGGGGACTTAATTGGTCCGTTGAATACGATAAATTCCATGACACAGCGCCTATTTTGGGAAAACTGcattttcataatattatagCAAAACTCAATCCAGATGCTAAACGTTATTTGGTATTTGCATGTCATTATGATAGCAAGTATTTTGAAGATTTTGAATTTATTGGCGCAACAGATTCCGCAGTGCCATGTGCAATGCTGCTGAATATGGCACACATATTACAAACGGCGCTTGAACCATTCCGTAAGACAAAACTAAGcttaatgtttatattttttgatggCGAAGAAGCTTTCAAAGAATGGGGCCCGAATGATTCACTTTACGGTTCACGTCACTTAGCAAAGCTATGGGAAGAGGACGGGACCTTAAACCGTTTGGATATGATGGTTCTATTGGATTTAATTGGTTCGGCTGATCCAAccttttacagtttttttcctAATACGGAAGGTTGGTATTCGCGTTTGGTATCGTTGGAGGAGCGCCTTTCGGATCTAAATATGTTGCAACGGTATATAAGCAGCGGTGTATCGCGCCAATACCCGAACCGTTATTTTCAACCAAATACATTACGTTCTTCAATGGTTGAGGATGACCATCTGCCTTTCTTAAGGCGTAATGTTCCCATATTGCATCTAATACCGCTACCCTTCCCAACTGTTTGGCATACGAAAGATGACAACAATTCCATAATTGACTATAATGCAACGGAAAATATATCATTGATACTTCGCTTATTTATGATGGAATACTTGCAAAGCGCAAATGATGAGAAGTGA
- the isoQC gene encoding glutaminyl-peptide cyclotransferase isoform X2 — MSLLNAYFAVLIILSVSVFASKDFQGGFAVGRNELTYRTEELSHEKFLAYGPLSDVPHLRKAINNLLITRVVGTAGHTQVRDYITSNLRGLNWSVEYDKFHDTAPILGKLHFHNIIAKLNPDAKRYLVFACHYDSKYFEDFEFIGATDSAVPCAMLLNMAHILQTALEPFRKTKLSLMFIFFDGEEAFKEWGPNDSLYGSRHLAKLWEEDGTLNRLDMMVLLDLIGSADPTFYSFFPNTEGWYSRLVSLEERLSDLNMLQRYISSGVSRQYPNRYFQPNTLRSSMVEDDHLPFLRRNVPILHLIPLPFPTVWHTKDDNNSIIDYNATENISLILRLFMMEYLQSANDEK; from the exons ATGTCCTTGTTAAATGCATATTTTGCAGTGCTTATCATACTTAGTGTTAGCGTATTTGCCAGCAAAGATTTTCAAGGTGGCTTTGCTGTGGGACGGAATGAG TTAACATACCGCACTGAGGAGCTATCACATGAAAAGTTTTTGGCCTACGGCCCGCTTTCGGATGTACCACACTTACGAAAAGCCATTAACAATTTACTTATTACAAGAGTTGTCGGCACGGCTGGACACACGCAAGTACGAGACTATATAACGAGTAATTTGCGGGGACTTAATTGGTCCGTTGAATACGATAAATTCCATGACACAGCGCCTATTTTGGGAAAACTGcattttcataatattatagCAAAACTCAATCCAGATGCTAAACGTTATTTGGTATTTGCATGTCATTATGATAGCAAGTATTTTGAAGATTTTGAATTTATTGGCGCAACAGATTCCGCAGTGCCATGTGCAATGCTGCTGAATATGGCACACATATTACAAACGGCGCTTGAACCATTCCGTAAGACAAAACTAAGcttaatgtttatattttttgatggCGAAGAAGCTTTCAAAGAATGGGGCCCGAATGATTCACTTTACGGTTCACGTCACTTAGCAAAGCTATGGGAAGAGGACGGGACCTTAAACCGTTTGGATATGATGGTTCTATTGGATTTAATTGGTTCGGCTGATCCAAccttttacagtttttttcctAATACGGAAGGTTGGTATTCGCGTTTGGTATCGTTGGAGGAGCGCCTTTCGGATCTAAATATGTTGCAACGGTATATAAGCAGCGGTGTATCGCGCCAATACCCGAACCGTTATTTTCAACCAAATACATTACGTTCTTCAATGGTTGAGGATGACCATCTGCCTTTCTTAAGGCGTAATGTTCCCATATTGCATCTAATACCGCTACCCTTCCCAACTGTTTGGCATACGAAAGATGACAACAATTCCATAATTGACTATAATGCAACGGAAAATATATCATTGATACTTCGCTTATTTATGATGGAATACTTGCAAAGCGCAAATGATGAGAAGTGA